One window of the Rhodothermales bacterium genome contains the following:
- a CDS encoding response regulator transcription factor produces the protein MSTWDVIMADDHAILLDGLAALVDRQEDLQVIGTASNGTEALALLERHPRTHLLITDHSMPGMSGLELVKTVRKRYPDTRIIVLTMHDELHLYLEMEKVGVDGYVLKKDSQIELLEAIQAIRNLSGYISPALRPVIRKAASEPDGTQTLSRREKEILGLIVKEYTNQQIAETLFISEFTVETHRKNIFRKTGANSLVGLVNFAHANGLIPSVD, from the coding sequence ATGAGTACGTGGGATGTCATCATGGCTGACGATCATGCCATCCTGCTGGATGGCCTGGCCGCGCTGGTGGACCGGCAGGAGGACCTGCAGGTCATCGGGACGGCGTCGAACGGTACGGAGGCGCTCGCGCTGCTGGAGCGGCATCCCCGGACGCATCTGCTGATCACCGACCACAGCATGCCGGGCATGTCCGGTCTGGAACTGGTCAAGACGGTCCGGAAACGCTACCCCGATACCCGCATCATCGTGCTCACCATGCACGATGAACTGCACCTGTACCTGGAAATGGAAAAAGTGGGTGTGGACGGCTACGTTCTGAAGAAAGACAGCCAGATTGAGCTCCTGGAGGCCATCCAGGCAATTCGTAACCTGTCAGGTTACATTTCACCGGCCCTCCGACCGGTCATCCGGAAGGCCGCTTCGGAGCCGGACGGCACCCAGACCCTGTCGCGGCGCGAAAAGGAAATCCTGGGGCTCATCGTGAAGGAGTACACGAACCAGCAGATTGCCGAGACGCTCTTCATTTCCGAGTTCACGGTCGAAACGCATCGCAAGAACATATTCCGCAAGACCGGCGCCAACAGCCTGGTTGGCCTCGTGAACTTCGCCCACGCCAACGGACTCATCCCCTCGGTCGATTGA
- a CDS encoding inositol monophosphatase family protein, producing MLEFALELALRAEKEILSRFRNVDVLLKPDGTVVTEADRAAERLMREIIGLEFPDDGILGEEYGESFGQTSVHTPTDAGQTGSTEDPRPSPGRRWILDPIDGTAAFTLGLPTFGTLIALEEDGEPIVGVIHFPGTGETVYAATGMGCWYRTNDGHATQVHCDASVNTVEDAYLSATGVYDTLIDPRRASHPIDLGAAIRRAGRFRFVGDCTQHALVARGFLHGAIDPEMHPWDNAAIIPCIREAGGAVSTALGQRTDLIHAPSLVSAASEPLLAAILAVLNP from the coding sequence ATGCTCGAATTTGCCCTTGAACTCGCCCTGCGGGCCGAAAAGGAAATCCTGTCCCGATTCCGCAACGTGGATGTGCTGCTGAAACCCGATGGAACGGTGGTCACCGAGGCGGACCGGGCCGCCGAGCGGCTCATGCGGGAAATCATTGGCCTGGAATTCCCCGACGACGGCATTCTGGGCGAGGAGTACGGCGAATCATTTGGGCAAACCAGCGTGCACACTCCCACAGACGCGGGCCAAACAGGTTCAACCGAAGACCCGCGCCCCAGCCCCGGACGCCGCTGGATACTGGACCCGATTGACGGCACGGCCGCCTTCACGCTCGGCCTGCCGACCTTCGGGACGTTGATTGCACTGGAGGAAGACGGTGAACCGATTGTCGGCGTCATCCACTTTCCCGGTACCGGAGAGACCGTCTACGCCGCGACCGGCATGGGCTGTTGGTACCGGACAAATGACGGGCATGCGACGCAGGTCCACTGCGACGCATCGGTCAACACCGTGGAGGACGCCTACCTCTCGGCGACGGGGGTGTACGACACGCTCATTGACCCGCGCCGCGCGTCGCATCCCATTGACCTCGGGGCGGCCATCCGCCGCGCCGGCCGATTCCGCTTCGTGGGGGATTGTACGCAGCACGCCCTCGTGGCCCGTGGATTCCTGCACGGCGCCATCGATCCCGAAATGCATCCGTGGGACAATGCGGCCATCATCCCCTGCATCCGTGAAGCAGGGGGAGCCGTGTCGACTGCTCTCGGGCAGCGAACGGACCTCATCCACGCGCCCTCCCTCGTATCGGCGGCCTCGGAGCCGCTGCTTGCAGCCATCCTGGCCGTCTTGAATCCCTGA
- a CDS encoding lipocalin-like domain-containing protein, producing MPGRLLRRSSLRWLATHPWMLFLSVLGVAVGVSVVVGIDLANTSAERAFRASTESVAGRATHAVTGGPTGVPDSVFVRFAREHPDIPAAPILEFWAVTARASAETTAQSTAETIHVLGVDVFSEPPFRPFTATIGRSPGGTQGAQEANVDAPFDLAAFLSGRGGGWLAPQTATRLGLAPNDTLRLNLDGRRVDVPVAGLIPTSSADGPEASLDGLFVVDVSTAKRLLGYPSGLTRVDLILEPGNPDMAEQIRAGLPAGLQLDRSESRTETLAQMTAAFELNLTALSLLALVVGMFLTWNTISFSVVQRRALIGRLRAMGVRRHEILQLILGEAVVIGLAGTALGLLLGVFLGQGLVQLVTRTINDLYFVVSVRDLHLAPLTLAKGIGLGLGATLVAAWLPGRQAASEAPTTLLARSSDESRMTGRIPRLTGVGLLLLGLGATILLVSGRSIALAYGGIFSIIMGWALVSPALISLAVRVGVGPAARVGGVIGRMAVGSIRANLSRTSVAIAALSIAIASVIGVGVMVGSFRTTVVTWLEGALQADIYIQAPGSSVRSGGAGLDAAVVADIRTTPGVQSSHGIRHAEVESSVGRVHVAAIETGPHSEGALAMKDGVAAELLPTFESLPSALISEPFAFRYGTARGDTLVLETPSGPVRVPVLGVYHDYASDRGTVMMHRRHYEALFNDPGLSGLALFVEDTDALAAVMDAVRARAAGRQELVIRSNRELRAWSLEIFDRTFTVTRVLQLLAVIVAFIGILSALMALQLERAREYAVLRATGMTGRQLGRFVAWQCGFMGLLAGLLAIPLGLVLSFALIFVINLRSFGWTLQLEADPVLLIQGLVIAVGAALVAGWWPVRLMRRMETAAALRSVMTLVVGVALSALLLAGCGPARPDEQSEGLSLSDALSVDIEGYDRAWGPRPLEFPRDHAAHDDFKLEWWYLTGNLEDAGGNRFGYQVTVFRNALAPPDSAGGVEGDWTTRQLYLTHVAITDASTGRHLSEERFVRGSAGLAGTTAEPFRVWAGAVDIRAGAPNAGIDTLTVRAPVGGGLLELDLSARKPIVLQGENGFSPKGDEPGNASYYYSLTRYAAAGTWTENGEATGLTGTGWMDREWSTSLLGRTQTGWDWFSIQLDDGRDLMYFRLRESDATAEPYTDGLLVDVNGSTKRLKAGDVEIEPVRTWTSPTSGATYPVAWTLRIPREGIALDLEPLLDDQEFDASIHYWEGAMRIAGSHAGFGYLEMTGYDNESR from the coding sequence ATGCCGGGCCGTCTGCTCCGCCGTTCCAGCCTGCGCTGGCTGGCCACGCATCCCTGGATGCTTTTCCTGTCCGTCCTCGGCGTGGCCGTGGGGGTCAGTGTCGTCGTGGGCATCGATCTGGCCAACACCAGCGCCGAGCGGGCCTTTCGCGCATCGACCGAATCGGTGGCCGGACGCGCCACGCACGCCGTCACGGGCGGCCCCACCGGCGTCCCCGATTCCGTGTTTGTCCGGTTCGCCCGCGAACACCCGGATATTCCGGCCGCGCCCATCCTGGAATTCTGGGCGGTGACGGCCCGTGCGTCTGCAGAAACCACCGCACAATCCACGGCGGAAACCATCCACGTGCTGGGGGTGGATGTGTTCTCCGAACCCCCTTTCCGCCCGTTCACGGCCACCATCGGGAGGAGCCCGGGCGGGACACAGGGCGCTCAGGAAGCGAATGTTGATGCGCCGTTCGACCTCGCCGCGTTCCTTTCCGGGCGTGGCGGCGGATGGCTGGCTCCGCAGACGGCCACCCGGTTGGGCCTCGCGCCCAACGATACGCTCCGGCTGAACCTGGACGGTCGCCGTGTCGATGTACCTGTGGCCGGGCTCATTCCGACCTCGTCCGCAGACGGGCCGGAGGCGTCCCTGGATGGATTGTTCGTGGTGGACGTGTCCACGGCCAAACGCCTGCTCGGGTATCCATCGGGCCTGACGCGGGTGGATCTGATCCTGGAACCGGGCAATCCGGATATGGCCGAACAGATACGGGCCGGACTGCCGGCCGGACTTCAACTGGATCGTTCCGAGTCGCGCACGGAAACCCTCGCGCAGATGACGGCCGCCTTCGAACTGAACCTCACCGCGCTCAGTCTGCTGGCCCTCGTCGTCGGCATGTTCCTGACGTGGAATACCATTTCCTTTTCGGTTGTACAGCGCCGGGCGCTCATCGGTCGGCTCCGGGCCATGGGGGTCCGCCGCCACGAAATCCTGCAGCTCATCCTGGGTGAGGCGGTCGTCATCGGCCTGGCGGGGACCGCGCTTGGCCTGCTGCTGGGCGTATTCCTGGGACAGGGCCTCGTCCAACTCGTCACGCGTACCATCAACGATCTGTACTTCGTGGTGTCGGTGCGGGATCTGCACCTGGCTCCCCTCACGCTGGCCAAGGGCATTGGTCTCGGCCTCGGTGCGACGCTCGTGGCGGCCTGGTTGCCGGGCCGGCAGGCCGCATCGGAGGCGCCCACCACGCTGTTGGCGCGTTCTTCGGACGAATCCCGCATGACGGGGCGCATCCCCCGGTTGACCGGCGTGGGACTCCTTCTCCTCGGACTCGGCGCTACCATCCTGCTCGTGTCGGGTCGGAGCATTGCGCTGGCCTACGGCGGCATCTTCAGCATCATCATGGGATGGGCGCTCGTATCCCCCGCACTCATCTCGCTGGCGGTCCGGGTCGGCGTCGGGCCGGCCGCACGCGTGGGCGGGGTCATCGGAAGGATGGCCGTGGGCAGCATCCGGGCCAATTTGAGCCGGACCTCCGTTGCCATTGCCGCCCTGAGCATTGCCATTGCCAGCGTCATCGGGGTCGGTGTCATGGTGGGCAGTTTCCGGACCACGGTGGTGACATGGCTCGAGGGCGCCCTGCAGGCCGACATCTACATCCAGGCGCCCGGATCCTCGGTCCGGAGCGGGGGCGCGGGACTCGACGCGGCCGTCGTGGCCGACATCCGCACGACACCCGGCGTCCAATCCTCTCATGGCATCCGGCACGCCGAAGTCGAATCGTCCGTGGGCCGCGTCCACGTGGCAGCCATCGAGACCGGTCCCCATTCGGAAGGGGCGCTGGCCATGAAAGACGGTGTGGCCGCTGAACTCCTGCCCACGTTCGAATCCTTGCCGTCGGCACTGATCTCGGAGCCGTTCGCATTCCGGTACGGGACGGCCCGGGGCGATACGCTCGTCCTGGAGACGCCTTCCGGGCCCGTGCGGGTGCCCGTTCTTGGCGTGTACCACGACTATGCTTCGGACCGGGGTACCGTCATGATGCACAGGCGTCACTACGAAGCTTTGTTCAACGATCCGGGCCTCTCTGGACTGGCGCTGTTCGTAGAGGACACGGATGCGCTGGCCGCTGTCATGGATGCCGTGCGTGCCCGTGCGGCCGGTCGGCAAGAACTCGTCATCCGGTCGAACCGGGAGCTGCGCGCGTGGTCGCTGGAAATCTTCGACCGGACGTTCACCGTAACGCGGGTCCTGCAACTCCTGGCGGTCATCGTGGCCTTCATCGGCATCCTGAGCGCACTCATGGCCTTGCAACTCGAACGTGCCCGGGAGTATGCCGTACTCCGGGCCACGGGCATGACGGGTCGACAACTGGGCCGGTTCGTGGCGTGGCAATGCGGATTCATGGGCCTGCTCGCTGGCCTGTTGGCCATTCCGCTGGGCCTCGTGCTGTCCTTCGCCCTGATCTTCGTGATCAATCTCCGCTCGTTCGGCTGGACGCTGCAACTGGAAGCCGATCCCGTCCTGCTTATCCAGGGCCTCGTGATTGCCGTGGGGGCGGCATTGGTGGCCGGGTGGTGGCCCGTCCGGCTCATGCGCCGGATGGAGACCGCTGCGGCCCTTCGCTCAGTCATGACGCTCGTGGTTGGCGTCGCGCTTTCGGCGCTCCTGCTCGCAGGATGCGGGCCGGCCCGTCCCGACGAGCAGAGCGAAGGGTTGTCCCTCTCGGATGCATTGTCCGTGGACATCGAGGGGTACGACCGCGCCTGGGGGCCACGACCCCTGGAATTCCCGCGCGATCACGCGGCCCACGATGACTTCAAGCTGGAGTGGTGGTACCTGACCGGGAATCTGGAAGATGCGGGCGGCAACCGCTTCGGCTATCAGGTCACGGTGTTCCGGAACGCGCTGGCACCGCCGGACAGCGCGGGAGGGGTGGAAGGGGATTGGACCACCCGCCAGCTGTACCTCACCCACGTCGCGATAACCGATGCGTCGACGGGTCGACATCTTTCCGAAGAACGTTTCGTGCGGGGAAGCGCCGGACTCGCCGGTACCACCGCCGAGCCGTTCCGGGTCTGGGCCGGCGCGGTGGACATCCGGGCCGGTGCCCCGAACGCCGGAATAGACACCCTCACGGTGCGTGCCCCCGTGGGTGGTGGCCTGCTTGAGTTGGATCTGTCCGCCCGGAAACCCATCGTGTTGCAGGGGGAGAACGGGTTCAGTCCCAAAGGGGACGAGCCGGGGAACGCCTCCTATTACTATTCGCTGACGCGGTACGCTGCTGCCGGAACGTGGACGGAAAACGGAGAAGCGACGGGGCTGACAGGAACCGGGTGGATGGACCGGGAATGGAGTACATCGCTTCTGGGACGGACGCAGACCGGGTGGGACTGGTTTTCCATCCAGTTGGACGACGGCCGCGACCTGATGTATTTCCGGCTCCGGGAGTCGGATGCCACCGCCGAGCCTTACACCGACGGTCTGCTCGTGGACGTGAACGGAAGTACCAAGCGGCTGAAGGCCGGGGATGTCGAAATCGAGCCGGTCCGGACCTGGACCAGTCCGACTTCCGGCGCGACGTATCCGGTGGCGTGGACCCTGCGCATTCCGCGGGAGGGGATCGCGCTGGACCTGGAGCCGTTGCTGGACGACCAGGAGTTCGACGCATCCATCCACTACTGGGAAGGGGCCATGAGGATTGCAGGATCGCACGCCGGATTTGGTTACCTTGAAATGACCGGCTACGACAACGAATCCCGGTAA
- a CDS encoding tetratricopeptide repeat protein: MRQENPLALLGGAVLAVLLGMATPDPASAQTLLPSTAPVDSLEAVLETATGRDRAVALFELSRALTESDFDRAVEVIGEARSAALAAGDSLLASEYALINGQYRYGRGDYEPALAAFQDGLRLADAVEDRTQQARVLNEIGTLFRKQGDLDKAQEIFEDALARSREATSDFQEANSLNNLGIVYDNRGELERAMELFEESADMKEAMGDLDGLTYNLDNMGITSARMGQFEAAEGYFLRSAELREEQGNYRGYGVIMGNLAELMLMKGDRNAALSYLDTAIESAYATAFHDFRRHLYGVRATIYRDIGDFERALSAYEAMTVLKDSLFNEERSRQLQELQTRYETEKKEQTIALQAADLAEREAQLQRNYVLIALLLLAVTLLAVLVYWRRTREELRLKKAQMRASIASQEAERKRIARDLHDGLGQLISSVRLHAAESAGSTLDEMHSEIRNISFNLMPETLMRQGVTAAVEELGYRLSAEGFYEVDVSAFDVTRPAENVEVGLFRIVQEWLNNVSKYAGATRVDIQFVQHDDELVVMIEDDGRGFNTSKLARSTGHGWMNMTSRVQAMDGILHVDSQEGRPGTTFVIRIPMVPETIPAEA; the protein is encoded by the coding sequence ATGAGACAGGAAAACCCATTGGCCCTCCTCGGGGGCGCCGTGTTGGCCGTGCTGTTGGGCATGGCCACGCCGGACCCCGCGTCCGCACAGACCCTCCTGCCGTCAACCGCTCCGGTGGATTCGCTGGAGGCCGTCCTTGAAACCGCCACGGGGCGGGATCGCGCCGTCGCGCTGTTCGAATTGTCCCGGGCGTTGACCGAATCGGACTTCGATCGGGCTGTTGAGGTGATCGGGGAGGCACGGAGTGCTGCCCTGGCGGCCGGGGATTCCCTGTTGGCGTCGGAGTATGCGCTCATAAACGGGCAATACCGGTACGGGCGGGGCGACTATGAACCCGCGCTCGCGGCCTTCCAGGATGGCCTCCGACTGGCCGATGCGGTGGAGGACCGCACGCAGCAGGCCCGTGTCCTGAACGAGATCGGAACACTCTTCAGGAAGCAGGGCGATCTGGACAAGGCCCAGGAGATTTTTGAGGATGCGCTCGCGCGCAGCCGAGAGGCCACGAGTGACTTCCAGGAGGCAAACAGCCTGAACAACCTCGGCATCGTGTACGACAACCGGGGGGAACTCGAACGCGCCATGGAACTGTTCGAGGAATCGGCCGACATGAAGGAAGCCATGGGCGATCTGGACGGTCTGACGTACAATCTGGACAACATGGGCATCACGTCGGCCCGAATGGGGCAGTTCGAGGCTGCGGAAGGCTATTTCCTGCGCTCCGCGGAATTGCGGGAGGAGCAGGGGAATTATCGGGGATATGGCGTCATCATGGGCAACCTGGCTGAACTCATGCTCATGAAAGGCGACCGGAACGCCGCCCTCTCCTACCTGGACACCGCCATCGAATCGGCCTATGCAACCGCGTTCCACGATTTCCGCCGGCACCTCTATGGGGTGCGTGCCACCATCTATCGGGATATCGGGGATTTCGAGCGGGCACTGTCCGCCTACGAAGCCATGACCGTCCTCAAGGACAGCCTGTTCAATGAGGAGCGCAGCCGCCAACTGCAGGAACTCCAGACCCGGTACGAGACGGAGAAGAAGGAGCAAACCATCGCGCTTCAGGCCGCCGACCTGGCCGAGCGGGAGGCCCAGTTGCAGCGGAATTACGTGCTGATTGCGCTGCTGCTGCTCGCTGTAACGCTGTTGGCCGTCCTGGTGTACTGGCGACGGACGCGCGAGGAATTGCGACTGAAGAAGGCCCAGATGCGGGCATCCATTGCATCGCAAGAGGCCGAACGGAAGCGGATTGCCCGGGACCTGCACGACGGGTTGGGCCAGCTCATCTCGTCCGTCCGGCTCCACGCCGCGGAATCGGCCGGCTCCACGTTGGACGAGATGCACTCGGAAATCCGGAATATCTCGTTCAATCTCATGCCCGAAACGCTCATGCGTCAAGGGGTCACAGCCGCCGTCGAGGAGCTGGGATACCGGCTGTCGGCCGAAGGATTCTACGAGGTCGACGTTTCGGCCTTCGATGTCACGCGTCCGGCGGAAAACGTGGAAGTCGGGCTCTTCCGGATTGTCCAGGAGTGGTTGAACAATGTGTCGAAATATGCGGGTGCCACGCGCGTGGACATCCAGTTCGTGCAACATGACGACGAGTTGGTGGTCATGATCGAGGACGATGGTCGTGGATTCAATACGTCGAAGCTGGCCCGGAGCACCGGTCACGGATGGATGAACATGACCTCCCGCGTACAGGCCATGGACGGCATCCTGCACGTGGACAGCCAGGAGGGTCGCCCTGGCACCACATTCGTCATCCGGATTCCGATGGTGCCCGAAACGATCCCCGCCGAGGCATGA
- a CDS encoding T9SS type A sorting domain-containing protein, translating into MPLRTALTICILAYCAPGTAFSQTPPDPVEARVSGDHSVARLWNEALLQSIREDFARPTVHARNLFHTSAVMWDAWAAYDTQAQPWLLGRTVAGFTCPFTGIPVSSTPDADRRKAISHAAYTVLSHRFAKSPGRVNAALRYADLMAELGYDPGDVSMDYGSGNPAALGNYIGDCMIRFGLQDGANEEGGYANRYYRPANPAFNPELPGNPWLIAPNNWQPLSFDLFIDQSGNPIPASTPEFVGPEWGEVVPFALSADDLTLHVRGGYEYHMYHDPGPPPRLSGDGLDAESMAYKWGFALVAVWSGHLDPADGVFWETSPASIGNQRTLPTDIRDYPAFYDLTGGGDPSKGHILNDVTGQPYEAQLVPRGDYARVLAEFWADGPDSETPPGHWFTILNEVSDHPELVKRIGGEGPVVDDLEWDVKAYLTLGGTLHDVAVAVWGIKGWYDYVRPVSAIRWMAGNGQSSDPDGPSYSPYGLPLVPDYIDVVLEGDPLAGPDGEHIGKIKINGWRGPEHIADPERDEAGTGWILAENWWPYQRPTFITPPFAGYVSGHSTFSRAAAEVMTLLTGDDHFPGGMGVFPTPWREFLVFEDGPSVDMELQWATYRDASDQCSLSRIWGGIHPPADDIPGRLIGIEIGVESWARAQQYINPVATHVRDPFAVLPEEATVHVYPNPVPEGGWLRVDASRPLARVSVIDALGRRMTAAGTSADGRVRLETAAWPAGVYLVVAETDDGQRTVRPITVR; encoded by the coding sequence ATGCCATTGAGAACGGCCCTGACCATCTGCATCCTGGCCTATTGTGCTCCGGGCACGGCTTTTTCCCAAACGCCCCCGGATCCTGTTGAAGCCCGGGTATCCGGAGACCATTCGGTGGCCCGGCTCTGGAACGAGGCCCTCCTGCAGTCCATCCGCGAGGATTTTGCGCGCCCCACCGTCCATGCCCGCAACCTGTTCCACACGTCGGCGGTCATGTGGGACGCCTGGGCCGCCTACGACACACAGGCCCAGCCATGGCTGTTGGGGCGCACGGTTGCCGGCTTCACGTGTCCGTTCACGGGGATCCCGGTCTCATCGACCCCGGATGCCGATCGGCGGAAAGCCATCAGTCATGCGGCCTACACGGTGCTGTCCCATCGCTTCGCGAAATCGCCGGGCCGCGTGAATGCGGCGTTGCGGTATGCGGACCTGATGGCTGAATTGGGATACGATCCCGGCGACGTGTCCATGGACTATGGATCGGGCAATCCGGCTGCGTTGGGCAATTACATCGGCGACTGCATGATCCGATTCGGACTCCAGGATGGGGCGAATGAGGAGGGCGGTTATGCCAACCGGTACTATCGCCCGGCCAACCCGGCGTTCAATCCGGAGTTGCCCGGCAATCCCTGGCTGATTGCCCCGAACAACTGGCAGCCCCTTTCTTTCGATCTGTTCATTGACCAATCCGGCAATCCGATACCGGCCAGCACACCGGAGTTCGTAGGCCCCGAGTGGGGCGAAGTCGTGCCGTTTGCCCTCAGTGCGGACGACCTCACGCTGCACGTGCGCGGCGGATACGAGTATCACATGTACCACGATCCCGGGCCGCCGCCGCGGCTTTCCGGAGATGGCCTGGACGCGGAATCCATGGCCTACAAGTGGGGGTTTGCCCTGGTAGCGGTCTGGTCCGGTCATTTGGACCCGGCGGACGGTGTATTCTGGGAGACGTCGCCGGCCTCCATCGGCAATCAGCGGACGCTTCCGACCGACATCCGGGACTACCCGGCGTTCTATGACCTGACCGGGGGCGGCGACCCGAGCAAAGGGCATATCCTGAACGACGTGACCGGACAGCCCTATGAAGCCCAACTCGTCCCCCGCGGCGACTATGCCCGCGTGCTGGCCGAATTCTGGGCCGATGGCCCCGACTCCGAGACGCCGCCGGGCCATTGGTTCACCATCCTGAACGAGGTCAGCGACCACCCGGAGCTCGTCAAGCGGATTGGCGGGGAAGGTCCGGTCGTGGACGACCTGGAGTGGGACGTCAAGGCCTACCTGACCCTGGGCGGCACCCTGCATGATGTTGCGGTAGCCGTTTGGGGCATAAAGGGCTGGTACGACTATGTGCGCCCCGTATCGGCCATCCGGTGGATGGCCGGCAATGGACAGAGCAGCGACCCGGACGGGCCCTCCTACAGCCCGTACGGCCTGCCGCTCGTGCCGGATTACATTGACGTCGTGTTGGAGGGTGACCCGCTGGCCGGTCCCGATGGCGAACACATCGGCAAGATCAAGATCAACGGGTGGCGGGGGCCGGAGCATATTGCCGATCCCGAGCGGGACGAGGCGGGCACGGGTTGGATCCTGGCTGAAAACTGGTGGCCGTATCAGCGCCCCACGTTCATCACGCCGCCCTTCGCCGGATACGTGTCCGGGCACAGCACCTTCTCCCGGGCCGCCGCCGAGGTCATGACGCTGCTCACGGGTGACGATCATTTTCCCGGAGGCATGGGCGTATTCCCGACGCCGTGGCGAGAGTTCCTGGTCTTCGAGGATGGGCCCAGCGTCGACATGGAATTGCAGTGGGCCACGTACCGCGACGCGAGTGACCAGTGCAGTCTGTCCCGGATATGGGGCGGCATCCACCCACCGGCCGACGACATTCCCGGGCGCCTGATTGGCATTGAAATCGGGGTTGAATCCTGGGCCCGCGCGCAACAGTACATCAATCCCGTGGCCACGCACGTCCGGGATCCGTTTGCCGTTCTTCCCGAAGAGGCTACCGTCCACGTGTACCCGAATCCCGTGCCGGAGGGCGGCTGGTTGCGGGTGGATGCATCGCGCCCGCTGGCACGCGTCTCGGTGATCGATGCGCTCGGTCGTCGGATGACCGCGGCGGGCACGTCGGCCGATGGGCGCGTGCGGTTGGAAACGGCGGCGTGGCCGGCAGGCGTCTATCTCGTAGTGGCGGAAACCGACGACGGGCAGCGTACGGTGCGCCCGATCACGGTGCGGTGA
- a CDS encoding thioesterase family protein, protein MIGSPYIHRFTVPPSAIDANGHVNNVMYVSWMQDVAIAHSDRTGSTALAQALGGTWVVREHTVEYLRPLFVDDEVELRTWIEDAQAVRSTRNYEFKQASTGKVVARGRTMWVFVDATSGRPRAIPSEVIEAFRAS, encoded by the coding sequence TTGATCGGATCGCCCTACATACACCGCTTCACCGTACCCCCGTCAGCCATCGATGCCAACGGTCACGTCAACAACGTCATGTATGTATCGTGGATGCAGGACGTGGCCATTGCCCACTCCGACCGAACCGGCTCCACGGCGCTTGCACAGGCGTTGGGAGGGACCTGGGTTGTTCGCGAGCACACGGTGGAATACCTTCGCCCGTTGTTCGTGGATGATGAAGTGGAGCTCCGGACCTGGATAGAAGATGCCCAGGCCGTACGCTCCACCCGCAACTACGAGTTCAAACAGGCGTCCACCGGAAAGGTGGTTGCGCGCGGCCGGACCATGTGGGTATTCGTGGATGCGACCTCCGGCCGGCCGCGCGCCATCCCTTCCGAAGTCATTGAGGCGTTCCGCGCATCCTGA